In Labrys monachus, the genomic stretch GTCACGGTCGAGCTCACCGCGATCGCGCTTGCCGGAAGCGTCGTCCTCGGCCTGCTGCTTGCGATGGCGCGGCTCGGGCAGATCGGATGGCTGAGGGTCGCTGCGGGCGTATACATCGAACTTATTCGCGCAACGCCCGCCTTGTTGCAGCTCTTCATCATCTATTTCGGCCTGACGACGATCAATATCCGGCTCGGTCCGTTCAGCGCAGCCGCGCTGACGCTGGGGTTGATCGGCGGCGCCTATGCGGCCGAGGTCTTCCGCGCCGGCATAGAGGGTGTCGAGCGAGGGCAATTCGAAGCGGCCCGCAGCCTCGGCATGCCGTCCTGGCTGGCGATGCGCCGCATCATCCTGCCGCAGGCCGCGATCCTGGTGCTTCCGCCCTTCACCAATTTCGTCATCGCCATGATCAAGGACACATCGCTCGCCCTGACGATCGCGGTCCCGGAGATCATGTATCGTTCTTACGATGCCGCCAGCCAATCCTTTCGAAGCCTGGAGATCTACGCGATGGCGGGTGTCATCTATGTCGCTATCTGCCTTCCGCTCGCGCAATTTGCGAAGGCCCTGGAACGCAGGAGGGCGCCGCGTTGAACGAGATCATCCGGATCGAAGGCCTCACGATGGCATTCGGCAAGCATGAAGTGCTGCGCGGCATAGACCTGGCCGTGACAAAGGGAGAGAGCATCGCGATCATAGGTCCCAGCGGTTCGGGAAAAAGCACGCTGCTTCGATGCCTCAATCGCCTGGAGCAGCCTTCCGGAGGCAGGACCCTTTTCGAGGGAAAGGAGGTTCTGCCCGCCACCGACATGAATGCCCTGCGTGCACGCATGGGCATGGTGTTTCAGCACTTCAATCTCTTTCCCCACATGACGGCCTTGGGCAACGTGATCGAGGCCCCGATCCATGTGCTCAAGATACCGAGGGCGCAGGCGGTCGAGGAGGGGCGCGCGCTTCTCGGGCGCGTCGGTCTCGCCGATCGGGCCGATGCCTATCCGTCCCAGCTCTCCGGCGGCCAGAAGCAGCGTGTCGCCATTGCCCGCTGCCTCGCCATGAAGCCCCAGCTGATGTTGCTGGACGAAGTGACGTCGGCCCTCGATCCGGAACTCGTCGGAGAGGTTCTTGCCGTCATCCGCGATCTCGCCGAGCAAGGCATGACGATGGTGCTGGTGACGCATGAGATGGGTTTTGCGCGTGACGTGGCCGACAGGGTCATTTTCATGGATGCCGGCCTGATCGTGGAGGAAGGCACGCCGGCCGAGATTTTTTCCAATCCCAGGAGCGACAGGCTTCGTCTGTTCCTGCGCGCCGTGCTTGATCGGGTTCCCGGATAAAAGGGAGCCCACGGAAGGACGGTGGCACTCACCATCATTCCCGAGATCATCGGCAATGCACCGCCCTGGCTTGCTGCAGCTTCGAAAGCAGCGCCGCCGATTTGGTCACGTTCTCCTTGAGATGCGGCAGATTCGGGCAGACCTTCACGAAATCCCGCATCCGCGCGAAAAAGGCGATGCGGGCTTTGGTGACCTCGCACAAGGCGATCGGATTTTTGGCGAGGTTCGGATCCGGGTTGCTCCTCAGCGCCGCCTCCTTGGCGAAGAGGTCGTCCTTCAGCGTTCTCATGTCGTTCCGGAAGCCTTCCACGCGCGGATCGCCGTCGCCGCACGATGCGTCGCGGGCCAAGGCACCGGCTGGAACGGACAGCGCCGGCAAGAGCAGCACAAGCAGGAGAGCCGACGCCGAACGGGTGAGCGAAATCATCAGTCATTCCTCCAGGCGGCCACCACCGATCAGCGGCCGGCGATTCATGGCGCATGGCCCGCACGGTAGGCGGGCGCGGCCGCCGATGAAAGGGGAAGCGGCATCGATCGTCGTTCACGGCTGCCTCGCGCCGGGACTTGACGCCATGAGATCCCGAGCCTTTGAGGCGACAAGGCTTCTCCCTTGCTATTCATCATGCGATCGTAAGCAAAGGGGCGGCCCTCGGCCGCCCGCCGCAGCATCATGGTGCAGGATGATCCGACGCCGGGCCTTGGAAGCCTGTGTCGCCGCAGGCCTTTCCGACAGGATCGACGCGGAGGGCGTGATGGTCGCCATGGCCCGCTCCTCCGACACCTTGCTCGTGTCCTGCGCGGGCATCGTCCCGAAGGACAGCATCCTCTATGCCATGGAAAACACGTCCAGGCAGATCGAAACGAACAAGATCTTCATCTGCGACAGCAACAGCCTCTGGTATTACCGGGGCATACCGGGCCTGACGTCGTCCTTTTCCGATACGGTCGATCTCGTTTCGAGGCTCGTGCGCCGAATCGATGCCAGGCGGACCTTTGCGGTCGGCACCTCCGGCGGCGGCTACATGGCGCTGGCGCTCGCCGCGCTCCTCGGACTGGACAGGGCGCTTGCGATGTCGCCGCAGACATCCCTGGACGCCGGATGGCGAGCGGACCATGGCGACGGCCGGTGGCAGGACAGCATGGACGTCATCCAGGCCGGGCCCGCGCCCCATGACATCCGCGCGCTGATCGCATCGGCGGGACAGACGCGCTTTCACGTCGTCTATCCCCGGGGTGACGCCCTGGATGCGGCCCATGCCGAGCGGCTGGGCGCGTCCCCCAAAGTCCGGCTCTATCCGCTGGAAACATCCGAGCACAATGTCTCGGAGGTGATGCAACAGCGCGGCGTCCTGCAGCCCTGCCTGGAGGCGTTCCTGCAAGGCGGCGACGAGGAGGTGGCGTCCGATCTTCGCAGCGTGCTGGGCCTGTGACGGCCGGGACAAGGTGCCGGTCGGGGGACCGGCACACCGCGGCGGGCGGGTCCCCCGACCCGCCTCGCTCCGCCCGGGCTGGCATGGCTGCGGCGACCGCCGCTCCCCGGGTGCTCACCCTGCCGGGACGGAGGCGCAGGCGCAGGCGCAGGCGCATTCCGGTTCACG encodes the following:
- a CDS encoding amino acid ABC transporter permease — encoded protein: MIAFFELAQRYFPYILKGAVVTVELTAIALAGSVVLGLLLAMARLGQIGWLRVAAGVYIELIRATPALLQLFIIYFGLTTINIRLGPFSAAALTLGLIGGAYAAEVFRAGIEGVERGQFEAARSLGMPSWLAMRRIILPQAAILVLPPFTNFVIAMIKDTSLALTIAVPEIMYRSYDAASQSFRSLEIYAMAGVIYVAICLPLAQFAKALERRRAPR
- a CDS encoding amino acid ABC transporter ATP-binding protein; translated protein: MAFGKHEVLRGIDLAVTKGESIAIIGPSGSGKSTLLRCLNRLEQPSGGRTLFEGKEVLPATDMNALRARMGMVFQHFNLFPHMTALGNVIEAPIHVLKIPRAQAVEEGRALLGRVGLADRADAYPSQLSGGQKQRVAIARCLAMKPQLMLLDEVTSALDPELVGEVLAVIRDLAEQGMTMVLVTHEMGFARDVADRVIFMDAGLIVEEGTPAEIFSNPRSDRLRLFLRAVLDRVPG